In a genomic window of Streptomyces noursei ATCC 11455:
- a CDS encoding ArsR/SmtB family transcription factor, with protein MGGTPATSHRSRRLHRRGNCRAKKDGRGRDDPDPLHGRGLRPGPLRAPTGPAPGTERGARHDVPSRRRTALRALAAADAARPADGRRALREPGPRSAGPTLPRPVRRRPRGGAGVRPGHRARGGPCRDRAGLRRAADAGPALGPWPAPGRRRRLAAAQPGPGCRLRGRPASRLATDPAGPGLPLPPSPAGGADEALAAVLGRTRLDILLVLAEEHTTGALARRLCVSNATVSTHTAALRGAGLITTERAGRAVLHRRTPLGTLLVQRGRPAGPPPV; from the coding sequence GTGGGCGGCACCCCCGCGACCTCCCACCGGTCGCGCCGCCTTCACCGCCGCGGCAACTGCCGGGCGAAGAAGGACGGCAGGGGGCGCGATGATCCGGATCCACTTCACGGCCGCGGACTTCGCCCGGGTCCGCTTCGCGCCCCGACCGGCCCCGCTCCAGGAACTGAACGTGGCGCTCGGCATGATGTGCCGTCGCGACGCCGCACCGCCCTTCGAGCGCTGGCGGCAGCGGACGCTGCGCGCCCTGCCGACGGCCGCCGAGCCCTTCGGGAACCTGGTCCCCGTTCCGCGGGCCCCACGCTTCCTCGACCAGTTCGACGACGACCTCGCGGAGGGGCTGGAGTCCGTCCGGGCCACCGGGCCCGAGGTGGTCCGTGCCGAGATCGAGCGGGTCTACGCCGGGCAGCGGACGCCGGCCCCGCACTGGGTCCATGGCCTGCACCGGGGCGACGCCGACGCCTGGCGGCTGCTCAGCCGGGCCCGGGGTGCCGCCTTCGAGGCCGTCCGGCGTCCCGTCTGGCCACTGATCCGGCCGGGCCGGGGCTTCCCCTGCCGCCGTCCCCGGCCGGCGGCGCCGACGAGGCACTGGCCGCGGTGCTGGGCCGGACCCGTCTGGACATCCTGCTGGTCCTGGCGGAGGAGCACACCACCGGGGCGCTCGCCCGCCGGCTGTGCGTCAGCAACGCCACGGTCTCGACCCACACCGCGGCGCTGCGGGGTGCCGGCCTGATCACCACGGAGCGGGCCGGCCGGGCGGTGCTGCACCGCCGGACGCCGCTGGGAACCCTGCTCGTCCAGCGGGGTCGGCCGGCGGGCCCGCCGCCGGTGTAG
- a CDS encoding AAA family ATPase has protein sequence MTANDSPTAPTRITPQGPWLAPGVVVITGIHAAGKSTVAQALAERLPRAVHLRGDGFRRNIVRGQVGMTPDAGEEALAQLRLRHRLTAVCADEYARAGFTVVVQDILLGEHLAQLAADIVTRPLAVVALLPDPEAVAAREAGRPKTAYGPDWSVRDLDVLLRAETPRDLGLWLDTTRQTVEETVDAILGRAWTEGAVA, from the coding sequence ATGACCGCGAACGACTCCCCCACCGCCCCCACCCGGATCACCCCGCAAGGCCCCTGGCTCGCGCCCGGAGTCGTGGTGATCACCGGCATCCATGCCGCCGGCAAGTCCACCGTGGCGCAGGCGCTCGCCGAGCGGCTGCCCCGGGCGGTACATCTGCGCGGCGACGGCTTCCGGCGCAACATCGTCCGTGGCCAGGTCGGCATGACCCCGGACGCGGGGGAGGAAGCCCTCGCCCAACTGCGGTTGCGCCATCGGCTGACGGCCGTCTGCGCGGACGAGTACGCCCGGGCCGGCTTCACCGTCGTCGTCCAGGACATCCTCCTCGGCGAGCATCTCGCGCAGCTGGCCGCCGACATCGTGACCCGCCCGCTCGCCGTCGTCGCCCTGCTGCCCGACCCGGAGGCGGTCGCGGCCCGCGAGGCGGGTCGGCCCAAGACCGCGTACGGGCCGGACTGGAGCGTGCGGGACCTGGACGTGCTGCTGCGCGCGGAGACGCCCCGCGACCTCGGGCTGTGGCTGGACACCACCCGGCAGACCGTCGAGGAGACGGTGGACGCCATCCTCGGCCGGGCGTGGACCGAGGGCGCGGTGGCCTGA
- a CDS encoding NAD(P)/FAD-dependent oxidoreductase encodes MKSVTVIGASLAGLYAARALRAQGYDGRLTIVGAEPHRPYDRPPLSKEFLTAPATADGDADPAAEGPLALTDAEELAGLDAEWILGTRATALDTRHRAVRLDTGRTLTTDGIVLATGAAPRRLPGPAPDGSHTLRTLDDARALRADLARGGPARVVVIGGGFIGAEVAASCAALGHRVAVVEAAPLPLVPQLGESMAELCARLHGDHGVALLTGTGVRGLRAGGDGRVTAVELADGRLLSADVVVTGIGVRPATDWLEGSGLPLGDGVRCDAGCVTPIPAIVAAGDVAHVAGARAEHWTSATEQAATAVHNLLAGRTARTHRALPYFWSDQYGVRIQFAGRRRPGDVPRIVEGSPDDRSFLARYERDGRTTALLALNRPRPFMRLRRELAHPSPAPTG; translated from the coding sequence ATGAAGTCGGTCACCGTCATCGGAGCCTCGCTGGCCGGGCTGTACGCCGCGCGGGCGCTGCGCGCCCAGGGCTACGACGGCCGCCTGACGATCGTCGGGGCGGAGCCGCACCGCCCGTACGACCGCCCGCCGCTCTCCAAGGAGTTCCTCACCGCGCCGGCCACCGCGGACGGCGACGCGGACCCGGCCGCCGAAGGGCCGCTCGCCCTCACCGACGCCGAAGAGCTCGCCGGACTCGACGCGGAGTGGATCCTGGGCACCCGCGCCACCGCCCTCGACACCCGCCACCGCGCCGTCCGCCTCGACACCGGACGCACCCTCACCACCGACGGCATCGTGCTCGCCACCGGCGCCGCACCGCGCCGCCTGCCCGGCCCCGCACCGGACGGCTCGCACACCCTGCGCACCCTCGACGACGCCCGGGCCCTGCGCGCCGACCTGGCCCGCGGCGGCCCGGCCCGGGTCGTGGTGATCGGCGGCGGCTTCATCGGCGCCGAGGTCGCCGCGTCCTGCGCCGCCCTCGGTCACCGGGTCGCCGTCGTCGAGGCCGCACCCCTGCCCCTCGTCCCCCAACTGGGGGAATCCATGGCCGAGTTGTGCGCCCGGCTGCACGGCGACCACGGTGTCGCCCTGCTCACCGGCACCGGCGTCCGGGGGCTGCGGGCGGGCGGCGACGGCCGGGTCACGGCGGTCGAGCTCGCCGACGGCCGGCTGCTCTCCGCCGACGTCGTCGTCACCGGCATCGGCGTGCGCCCCGCCACCGACTGGCTCGAAGGATCCGGCCTGCCGCTCGGCGACGGCGTCCGCTGCGACGCCGGCTGCGTCACCCCGATCCCCGCCATCGTGGCCGCCGGCGACGTCGCCCATGTGGCCGGCGCCCGCGCCGAACACTGGACCAGCGCCACCGAACAGGCCGCCACCGCCGTCCACAACCTCCTCGCCGGCCGCACCGCCCGCACCCACCGAGCACTCCCCTACTTCTGGTCCGACCAGTACGGCGTCCGCATCCAGTTCGCCGGCCGCCGCCGACCCGGCGACGTGCCCCGCATCGTCGAGGGCTCCCCGGACGACCGCAGCTTCCTCGCCCGCTACGAACGCGACGGCCGCACCACCGCCCTGCTCGCCCTCAACCGCCCCCGCCCCTTCATGCGCCTGCGCCGCGAACTCGCCCACCCGTCGCCCGCCCCGACCGGCTGA
- a CDS encoding bifunctional 3-phenylpropionate/cinnamic acid dioxygenase ferredoxin subunit — MIPVCHLADLPAGESVRLDTTPPIAVFNADGELYAIDDTCTHQDASLADGWLEGCLVECPLHAASFDLRTGAPTCLPARRPVRTHPVTVEDGMVYVHRTAEEDTAA; from the coding sequence GTGATACCCGTCTGCCACCTCGCTGACCTGCCCGCCGGCGAGTCCGTTCGCCTCGACACCACGCCTCCGATCGCCGTCTTCAACGCCGACGGAGAGCTGTACGCCATCGACGACACCTGCACCCACCAGGACGCCTCACTCGCGGACGGCTGGCTGGAGGGGTGTCTGGTCGAATGCCCGCTGCACGCCGCTTCATTCGATCTCCGCACCGGCGCACCGACCTGCCTGCCCGCCCGCCGCCCCGTCCGCACCCACCCCGTGACGGTCGAGGACGGCATGGTCTATGTCCACCGCACGGCCGAGGAGGACACCGCCGCATGA
- a CDS encoding IclR family transcriptional regulator → MQSVDRAVTVLEILARLGEAGVTEIADELGVHKSTAFRLLGVLENRGLVAQEQERGKYYLGAGVLRLAGAAAVRLDISQEGAVVCRTLADELGETVNIAVMESDAAVNIMQARGPASVTAQNWLGRRTPLHATSSGKALLAYQPTPVQEAVLARKLPRLTERTVTSPVELRDQLAEVVERGFAVAVEELELGLRAVAAPVRAHDGSVIGAISVSVPAYRLDEERLPEVVKRTVAAGVELSRRMGYAC, encoded by the coding sequence GTGCAGTCGGTGGACCGGGCGGTGACCGTGCTGGAGATCCTGGCCAGACTCGGCGAGGCCGGAGTGACCGAGATCGCCGACGAGCTGGGCGTGCACAAGTCGACCGCGTTCCGGCTGCTGGGCGTGCTGGAGAACCGCGGACTGGTCGCCCAGGAGCAGGAGCGCGGCAAGTACTACCTCGGCGCGGGGGTGTTGCGGCTGGCCGGGGCCGCGGCGGTGCGGCTGGACATCTCCCAGGAGGGCGCGGTGGTCTGCCGGACGCTCGCCGACGAGCTGGGCGAGACGGTCAACATCGCGGTCATGGAGAGCGACGCCGCGGTCAACATCATGCAGGCCCGCGGTCCGGCATCGGTCACCGCCCAGAACTGGCTCGGCCGCCGGACGCCGCTGCACGCCACGTCCAGTGGCAAGGCGCTGCTCGCGTACCAGCCGACGCCGGTCCAGGAGGCCGTGCTGGCACGGAAGTTGCCGCGGCTGACCGAGCGGACCGTGACCTCCCCGGTCGAGCTGCGCGATCAGCTCGCCGAGGTCGTCGAGCGGGGCTTCGCGGTCGCGGTCGAGGAACTGGAGCTGGGGCTGCGCGCGGTCGCGGCGCCGGTGCGGGCGCACGACGGCTCGGTCATCGGCGCGATCAGCGTCTCGGTGCCCGCCTACCGGTTGGACGAGGAGCGGCTGCCGGAGGTGGTCAAGCGCACCGTCGCCGCCGGTGTGGAGCTCTCCCGGCGGATGGGGTACGCCTGTTGA
- a CDS encoding S-(hydroxymethyl)mycothiol dehydrogenase — MPHEVHAVVAAKKGAPVGPQMIVVPDPGPGEVRVDVQACGVCHTDLHYREGAVDDAFPFLLGHEAAGIVETVGEGVTDLAPGDFVVLAWRAPCGACRSCRRGRPWYCFDSRNAAQPMTLLDGTPLSPALGIGAFAEKTLVAAGQAIKVDPSARPEAAGLIGCGVMAGYGAAVHTGAVGSGDTVAVIGCGGVGSAAVAGASIAGARRVIAVDIDEHKLDGATRFGATHTVNSRRTDPVEAVRELTDGHGADVVIDAVGRPETYRQGFAMRDLAGTLVQVGVPEPDMTIELPLIDLFSRGGALKSSWYGDCLPSRDFPVLIDHYLSGRLDLGGFVTETIGLDGVEAAFDKMRDGRVLRSVVVL, encoded by the coding sequence ATGCCACACGAAGTCCATGCCGTCGTCGCGGCGAAGAAGGGCGCACCCGTCGGTCCGCAGATGATTGTGGTGCCCGATCCCGGCCCGGGAGAAGTGCGCGTCGATGTCCAGGCGTGCGGGGTCTGCCACACCGACCTGCACTACCGCGAGGGCGCCGTCGACGACGCGTTCCCCTTCCTGCTCGGCCACGAGGCGGCCGGGATCGTCGAGACCGTGGGCGAGGGCGTCACCGACCTCGCGCCCGGCGACTTCGTGGTGCTCGCCTGGCGGGCCCCGTGCGGAGCGTGCCGCTCCTGCCGGCGCGGCCGACCCTGGTACTGCTTCGACTCCCGCAACGCCGCCCAGCCGATGACCCTCCTGGACGGCACCCCGCTCAGCCCCGCCCTCGGCATCGGCGCGTTCGCCGAGAAGACCCTGGTCGCCGCCGGGCAGGCGATCAAGGTGGACCCGTCGGCGCGCCCCGAGGCGGCCGGTCTGATCGGCTGCGGGGTGATGGCCGGCTACGGCGCCGCCGTCCACACCGGGGCGGTCGGCAGCGGCGACACGGTCGCCGTCATCGGCTGCGGCGGCGTCGGCAGCGCCGCCGTGGCGGGCGCCTCGATCGCCGGGGCCCGCCGGGTCATCGCCGTCGACATCGACGAGCACAAACTCGACGGCGCGACCCGCTTCGGGGCCACCCACACCGTCAACTCCCGCCGCACCGACCCGGTCGAGGCGGTCCGGGAACTGACGGACGGTCACGGCGCGGACGTGGTCATCGACGCCGTCGGCCGCCCCGAGACCTACCGCCAGGGCTTCGCCATGCGGGACCTCGCCGGCACCCTGGTCCAGGTCGGGGTGCCCGAACCCGACATGACGATCGAACTGCCGCTGATCGACCTCTTCTCGCGCGGCGGCGCGCTGAAGTCCTCCTGGTACGGCGACTGTCTGCCCAGCCGCGACTTCCCCGTCCTGATCGACCACTACCTCAGCGGCCGGCTCGACCTCGGCGGTTTCGTCACCGAGACCATCGGCCTGGACGGCGTGGAGGCCGCCTTCGACAAGATGCGGGACGGCCGGGTGCTGCGCTCGGTGGTGGTCCTGTGA
- a CDS encoding GcvT family protein, whose product MTGPLRNPVDAPVVIIGAGIVGCSLADELTARGWRRVTVLDQGPLPAPGGSTSHAPGLVFQTGPSKTMTEFAAYTVRKLGSLDVDGRPCFTPVGGLEVATTEARWADLHRKAGLAASWGVRGELLDPQQCKKLWPMLDASRLHGGFHTPDDGLARALPACRAQMARAERRGARFLARHTVTGIERAAGRVTGVVTDRGVFPAEHVVSAAGFWGPVIGALAGVDVPLLPLAHQYATTAPLPELAGTDAPYEGSLRSKEAEGSGDEAVRPILRFQDRDLYFREHLDATGGRLGIGSYAHRPMPVDPFTVPAYDDAPVMPSSLPFTEEDFAPSWRDSVELLPALGRSRIADGFNGVFSFTPDGMPVLGESRTLRGFWLAEAVWVTHSAGVARAVAEWMTDGRPATDVHECDLTRFEDAQRSPAYIEERGAQSFIEVYDVVHPLQPVERPRPLRTSPFYPRQQELGAYFLEAGGWERPHWYEANAPLAEGIRLPERDAWSARYWSPIAAAEAAVTRERVALYDMTPLRRLEVTGPGALDFLQRMTTNQLDKKPGAVTYTLLLDEAGGIRSDLTVARLAADRFQVGANSGADLDWLLRHAPHDVHVRDVTSGTCCIGVWGPLARDLVQPLTRDDFSAAAFGYFRARQTHLGHVPVTALRLSYVGELGWELYTTADLGLRLWDTLWEAGREHGVIAAGRSAFNSLRLEKGYRSWGHDMTTEHNPYEAGLAFAVRPAKGAFLGRAALAGLSEETVTRKLTCLTLDDPAANVLGKEPVLLDGDPVGYVTSAAYGYTLGRGIAYAWLPAAAAVPGTAVHIEYFGEKVAATVAREPLFDPQMTRIRR is encoded by the coding sequence GTGACCGGCCCGCTGCGCAACCCCGTGGACGCCCCCGTCGTCATCATCGGAGCCGGCATCGTCGGCTGCTCGCTCGCCGACGAACTCACCGCCCGCGGCTGGCGCCGGGTCACCGTCCTGGACCAGGGCCCGCTGCCCGCCCCCGGCGGCTCCACCTCGCACGCCCCCGGCCTGGTCTTCCAGACCGGACCCTCCAAGACCATGACCGAGTTCGCCGCCTACACCGTCCGGAAGCTCGGCTCCCTCGACGTGGACGGACGGCCCTGCTTCACCCCCGTCGGCGGCCTGGAGGTCGCCACCACCGAGGCCCGGTGGGCCGACCTCCACCGCAAGGCCGGCCTCGCCGCCTCCTGGGGCGTCCGCGGCGAACTGCTCGACCCCCAGCAGTGCAAGAAGCTCTGGCCGATGCTCGACGCGAGCAGGCTCCACGGCGGCTTCCACACCCCCGACGACGGACTGGCCCGCGCCCTGCCCGCCTGCCGCGCCCAGATGGCCCGCGCCGAACGCCGCGGCGCCCGCTTCCTGGCCCGACACACCGTCACCGGCATCGAGCGGGCGGCCGGCCGCGTCACCGGCGTCGTCACCGACCGGGGCGTCTTCCCCGCCGAGCACGTCGTCTCCGCCGCCGGCTTCTGGGGGCCGGTGATCGGCGCCCTGGCCGGGGTGGACGTACCGCTGCTGCCGCTGGCCCACCAGTACGCCACCACCGCGCCGCTGCCCGAACTCGCCGGCACCGACGCCCCGTACGAGGGTTCCCTCCGCTCGAAGGAAGCCGAGGGCTCGGGGGACGAGGCCGTTCGGCCGATCCTCCGCTTCCAGGACCGCGACCTCTACTTCCGCGAGCACCTCGACGCGACCGGGGGCCGACTCGGCATCGGCTCCTACGCCCACCGCCCCATGCCCGTCGACCCGTTCACCGTGCCGGCCTACGACGACGCCCCCGTGATGCCGTCCTCGCTGCCGTTCACCGAGGAGGACTTCGCGCCCAGCTGGCGCGACAGCGTCGAGCTGCTGCCCGCCCTCGGCCGGTCGCGGATCGCCGACGGCTTCAACGGCGTCTTCTCCTTCACCCCCGACGGGATGCCGGTCCTCGGCGAGTCCCGCACCCTGCGCGGCTTCTGGCTCGCCGAGGCGGTCTGGGTCACCCATTCCGCCGGCGTCGCCAGGGCCGTCGCCGAATGGATGACCGACGGACGCCCCGCCACCGACGTCCACGAATGCGACCTCACCCGCTTCGAGGACGCCCAGCGCTCGCCCGCCTATATAGAGGAGCGCGGCGCCCAGAGCTTCATCGAGGTCTACGACGTCGTCCACCCCCTCCAACCCGTCGAGCGCCCCCGCCCCTTGCGCACCAGCCCCTTCTATCCGCGCCAACAGGAGCTCGGCGCGTACTTCCTGGAGGCCGGCGGCTGGGAGCGCCCGCACTGGTACGAGGCCAACGCCCCGCTCGCCGAGGGGATCCGGCTCCCCGAACGGGACGCCTGGTCGGCCCGCTACTGGTCGCCGATCGCCGCCGCCGAGGCCGCCGTCACCCGCGAGCGGGTCGCCCTCTACGACATGACCCCGCTGCGCCGCCTGGAGGTCACCGGGCCCGGCGCGCTGGACTTCCTCCAGCGCATGACGACCAATCAGCTCGACAAGAAGCCCGGCGCGGTGACCTACACCCTGCTGCTCGACGAGGCCGGCGGCATCCGCTCCGACCTCACCGTGGCCCGGCTCGCCGCCGACCGCTTCCAGGTCGGCGCCAACAGCGGAGCCGACCTCGACTGGCTCCTGCGGCACGCGCCCCACGACGTGCACGTACGGGACGTCACCTCAGGGACCTGCTGCATCGGCGTCTGGGGCCCGCTCGCCCGGGACCTCGTCCAGCCGCTGACCCGGGACGACTTCTCGGCCGCGGCCTTCGGCTACTTCAGGGCCAGGCAGACCCATCTCGGCCACGTCCCGGTCACCGCCCTGCGCCTGAGCTACGTCGGCGAGCTGGGCTGGGAGCTCTACACCACCGCCGACCTGGGACTCCGCCTCTGGGACACGCTCTGGGAGGCCGGCCGCGAACACGGTGTGATCGCCGCAGGCCGCAGCGCCTTCAACAGCCTCCGCCTGGAGAAGGGCTACCGTTCCTGGGGCCACGACATGACCACCGAGCACAATCCGTACGAGGCCGGACTCGCCTTCGCGGTCCGCCCTGCCAAGGGCGCGTTCCTCGGCCGGGCCGCCCTGGCGGGCCTCAGCGAGGAGACCGTCACCCGCAAACTCACCTGTCTGACCCTCGACGACCCGGCCGCCAACGTCCTCGGCAAGGAACCCGTCCTCCTCGACGGCGACCCGGTCGGCTATGTCACCTCCGCCGCCTACGGCTACACCCTCGGCCGCGGGATCGCCTACGCCTGGCTGCCGGCCGCCGCCGCGGTCCCCGGTACCGCCGTCCACATCGAGTACTTCGGGGAGAAGGTCGCCGCGACCGTCGCCCGGGAGCCGCTCTTCGATCCGCAGATGACCCGCATCCGCCGCTAG
- the solA gene encoding N-methyl-L-tryptophan oxidase, translated as MAPTYDVIVLGLGGMGSAAAHHLAARGARVLGLEKFGPVHNRGSSHGGSRITRQSYFEDPAYVPLLLRAYELYEKLERDTGRQIATLCGGVMVGRPDSRTVRGSLASARQWDLPHEMLDAKEIRRRFPTLTPAPDEVALHEARAGLVRPENTVAAHVQLATQDGAELHFEEPVTRWEELPGGAGVRVHTHENAYTAGQLVICPGAWAPRLLADLGVPVTIERHLMYWFAPEGGTAPFVPARHPIYIWEDAHGVQIYGFPAIDGPDGGAKVAFFRNGTVCTPETIDRTVHDHEVRAMADQLGPRIPALPGRFLKAATCMYSTTPDEHFVISRHPAHPETVTVACGFSGHGFKFVPVVGEIVADLALTGATTHPIDLFAPSRRFAGESPGRPAAPVA; from the coding sequence ATGGCCCCCACCTACGACGTCATCGTCCTCGGCCTCGGCGGGATGGGCAGCGCCGCCGCCCACCACCTCGCCGCCCGCGGCGCCCGGGTCCTGGGCCTGGAGAAATTCGGCCCGGTGCACAACAGGGGCTCCAGCCACGGCGGTTCCCGGATCACCCGCCAGTCCTACTTCGAGGACCCCGCCTACGTCCCGCTTCTGCTGCGCGCCTACGAGCTGTACGAGAAGTTGGAGCGCGACACCGGCCGGCAGATCGCCACCCTCTGCGGCGGCGTGATGGTCGGCCGCCCGGACAGCCGCACCGTGCGCGGCAGCCTGGCCTCGGCCCGACAGTGGGACCTCCCGCACGAGATGCTCGACGCGAAGGAGATCCGCCGCCGCTTCCCTACCCTCACCCCCGCGCCCGACGAGGTCGCCCTCCACGAGGCGCGCGCCGGCCTCGTCCGCCCCGAGAACACCGTCGCCGCCCACGTCCAGCTCGCCACCCAGGACGGCGCCGAGCTGCACTTCGAGGAGCCGGTCACCCGCTGGGAGGAGCTGCCCGGCGGCGCCGGAGTCCGCGTCCACACCCACGAGAACGCCTACACCGCCGGCCAGTTGGTGATCTGCCCCGGTGCCTGGGCGCCCCGGCTCCTCGCCGACCTCGGCGTCCCGGTCACCATCGAGCGGCACCTCATGTACTGGTTCGCCCCCGAGGGCGGCACCGCTCCCTTCGTCCCCGCGCGCCACCCCATCTACATCTGGGAGGACGCCCACGGCGTCCAGATCTACGGCTTCCCGGCCATCGACGGCCCCGACGGCGGTGCCAAGGTCGCCTTCTTCCGCAACGGCACCGTCTGCACCCCCGAGACCATCGACCGCACCGTCCACGACCACGAGGTGCGCGCCATGGCCGACCAGCTCGGTCCGCGGATCCCCGCCCTGCCCGGCCGCTTCCTGAAGGCCGCCACCTGCATGTACTCCACCACCCCCGACGAGCACTTCGTGATCAGCCGCCATCCGGCCCACCCGGAGACCGTGACCGTCGCCTGCGGCTTCTCCGGCCACGGCTTCAAGTTCGTCCCCGTCGTCGGCGAGATCGTCGCCGACCTCGCGCTCACCGGCGCCACCACGCACCCGATCGACCTGTTCGCCCCGTCCCGCCGCTTCGCCGGGGAGAGCCCCGGCCGGCCCGCCGCCCCGGTCGCCTGA
- a CDS encoding aromatic ring-hydroxylating oxygenase subunit alpha — protein MTTTSADAQPTVPAPAASLIATLPGRSYTDPEGFRQEQELIFERLWFCAVRSADLARPGAFRTVRVGRESVLITRNRAGALRAFLNVCRHRGAQLCTEESGEVRRNLQCPYHAWTYDFDGRLVAAPNLQKMPDIDRTERGLVPVPLREWLGYAWVCLADDPPSFEDTVRGAATERLGDLAAIDRYRTETLALGRRITYDVRANWKLIVENFMECYHCATIHPELTEVLPEFADGLAAQYYVGHGAEFAEQVQGFTVDGSAGFGRLPGIDDAQDRRYYAVTVRPQVFINLVPDHVILHRMFPLAADRTLVECDWLYLPEVIDSGADVAKSVELFHRVNVQDFDACERTQPGMDSRAYRDGGVLVPSEHHIGGFHAWVAAQLAAGRG, from the coding sequence ATGACGACCACCTCCGCCGACGCGCAACCGACCGTCCCCGCACCCGCCGCCAGCCTGATCGCGACCCTCCCCGGCCGTTCCTACACCGACCCCGAGGGCTTCCGGCAGGAACAGGAGCTGATCTTCGAACGGCTGTGGTTCTGTGCCGTCCGCAGCGCCGACCTCGCCCGGCCCGGTGCCTTCCGCACCGTCCGGGTCGGCCGGGAGAGCGTGCTGATCACCCGCAACCGCGCCGGGGCGCTCCGCGCCTTCCTCAACGTCTGCCGGCACCGCGGCGCCCAGCTGTGCACCGAGGAGTCCGGCGAGGTCCGCCGCAACCTCCAATGCCCCTACCACGCCTGGACCTACGACTTCGACGGCCGGCTGGTGGCCGCCCCCAACCTCCAGAAGATGCCGGACATCGACCGCACCGAGCGCGGCCTGGTGCCCGTCCCGCTGCGGGAGTGGCTCGGCTACGCCTGGGTCTGCCTGGCCGACGACCCGCCGTCCTTCGAGGACACCGTGCGGGGCGCGGCCACCGAGCGGCTGGGCGACCTCGCCGCCATCGACCGCTACCGCACCGAGACCCTGGCGCTGGGCCGGCGCATCACCTACGACGTGCGGGCCAACTGGAAGCTGATCGTCGAGAACTTCATGGAGTGCTACCACTGCGCCACCATCCACCCCGAACTCACCGAGGTGCTGCCGGAGTTCGCGGACGGCCTGGCGGCCCAGTACTACGTCGGGCACGGCGCGGAGTTCGCCGAGCAGGTGCAGGGCTTCACGGTGGACGGCAGCGCCGGGTTCGGCCGGCTGCCCGGCATCGACGACGCCCAGGACCGCCGGTACTACGCGGTGACCGTCCGCCCGCAGGTCTTCATCAACCTCGTCCCCGACCACGTCATCCTGCACCGGATGTTCCCGCTCGCCGCCGACCGCACCCTGGTCGAGTGCGACTGGCTGTACCTCCCGGAGGTGATCGACTCCGGCGCCGACGTCGCCAAGTCCGTCGAGCTCTTCCACCGGGTCAACGTCCAGGACTTCGACGCCTGCGAGCGCACCCAGCCGGGTATGGACTCCCGTGCCTACCGCGACGGCGGCGTCCTGGTGCCCAGCGAGCACCACATCGGGGGGTTCCACGCCTGGGTCGCCGCGCAACTGGCCGCCGGGCGCGGCTGA